From a region of the Paenibacillus segetis genome:
- the sdaAB gene encoding L-serine ammonia-lyase, iron-sulfur-dependent subunit beta yields the protein MRFKDVFSIIGPSMVGPSSSHTAGAVRLGRTARHVLGGLPEHAEIIFYGSFATTYRGHGTDLAIIAGLLNYDTDDMRIKDAFDRAKDAGMEVEIRSAQKAGMHPNTATLILRRGDQKVIVTGCSIGGGNIEIVSIDDFDVKFTAVYPTLLIFHADRRGILAEMTDIFKHADANIGYMEVDRKSRSGDALTVIESDEVLPTEWIDQIVQLRDVYKVRVIHLTSKGDLS from the coding sequence ATGCGATTTAAGGATGTATTCTCTATTATTGGTCCGAGCATGGTGGGCCCCTCTAGTTCCCATACTGCCGGGGCTGTCCGGTTAGGAAGGACAGCCAGGCATGTACTTGGTGGATTGCCGGAGCATGCCGAAATTATATTCTATGGATCTTTTGCTACTACCTATCGTGGTCATGGCACAGATCTTGCCATTATCGCAGGCCTGTTGAATTACGATACCGATGATATGCGAATTAAGGATGCTTTTGACAGAGCAAAGGATGCAGGTATGGAAGTAGAGATTCGTTCAGCTCAGAAGGCGGGGATGCACCCTAATACGGCAACGTTAATTCTTCGGCGGGGGGACCAAAAGGTAATTGTGACAGGATGTTCTATTGGTGGTGGTAACATCGAGATCGTAAGCATTGATGATTTCGATGTAAAGTTTACGGCGGTATACCCAACCCTACTTATTTTCCATGCCGATCGCCGGGGGATCTTAGCTGAAATGACGGATATCTTCAAGCATGCGGATGCCAATATTGGCTATATGGAGGTCGATCGGAAGTCAAGAAGCGGAGATGCTCTAACCGTTATTGAAAGTGATGAGGTATTGCCTACCGAGTGGATCGACCAGATCGTCCAATTACGTGATGTTTACAAGGTTCGTGTAATTCATCTCACTTCAAAAGGGGATTTATCATGA
- the sdaAA gene encoding L-serine ammonia-lyase, iron-sulfur-dependent, subunit alpha: MRFSNLEQLIQLCIKESVTIGQLMITEQAAETGKSVQEVIGQMAAYYEIMKEAVFKGIESDMKPRSGLTGGDAKRVHTYLLNDVTSLGTEACTSMAYALAVSEINASMGRIIATPTAGSCGIIPGVFVSSQERFGWSDEHMVHGLFSAGAIGYVIANNSFVSGAEGGCQAEVGSAIGMAAGALVELRGGTPEQAVHAVGLALKNSLGLICDPVGGLVEIPCIVRNGFGAVTAMAAADMALAGVKSVIPSDEVIDVMLEVGSAMPEKHRETAMGGLAQTPTGKKIMKELYGKGER, from the coding sequence ATGAGGTTCTCTAATTTAGAGCAATTGATACAACTATGTATTAAGGAATCCGTTACGATTGGTCAATTGATGATTACAGAGCAGGCGGCGGAGACGGGGAAATCGGTACAAGAAGTGATCGGACAAATGGCCGCGTATTATGAAATTATGAAAGAGGCTGTATTCAAAGGGATAGAAAGTGATATGAAACCCCGTAGCGGGTTAACGGGAGGAGATGCTAAGCGAGTCCATACGTATTTGCTCAATGATGTCACTTCCTTGGGGACGGAAGCTTGTACCTCAATGGCTTATGCTCTAGCTGTCTCTGAGATTAACGCATCTATGGGACGCATTATCGCTACACCAACGGCAGGTTCCTGTGGCATTATTCCTGGGGTGTTCGTTAGCTCGCAAGAGAGATTTGGCTGGAGTGATGAACACATGGTTCATGGTCTCTTCAGTGCTGGGGCAATCGGTTATGTGATCGCGAATAACTCGTTCGTGTCGGGTGCCGAGGGTGGCTGTCAGGCAGAGGTGGGCTCAGCGATTGGCATGGCGGCTGGAGCGTTGGTGGAACTACGCGGCGGTACGCCTGAACAGGCGGTACATGCGGTAGGACTGGCGCTAAAAAACTCGCTGGGTCTTATATGTGATCCGGTTGGCGGATTAGTAGAAATTCCTTGTATCGTTAGAAATGGTTTTGGTGCCGTTACTGCGATGGCAGCTGCTGATATGGCGCTTGCTGGGGTAAAAAGTGTCATCCCATCGGATGAAGTGATTGACGTTATGCTTGAGGTGGGAAGTGCAATGCCTGAGAAACATCGTGAGACAGCCATGGGCGGTCTTGCTCAGACCCCTACGGGCAAAAAGATTATGAAAGAGCTTTATGGTAAAGGGGAGCGTTGA
- a CDS encoding M20 metallopeptidase family protein, with product MTLSSLVQTGKQLEAELIAFRRDLHRFPELSLQESETAAKVAKELQQLGLEFQMEVGGFGIVAELKGDEPGPVIALRADMDALPIQEETGLEFASARPNIMHACGHDAHTAILLGAAKLLVDKKIKGTVRFLFQSAEEINAGAKAMIEQGALDGVDEIYGLHNLPTLAAGMTATRYGSLMGSVDRIEIHLEGRGGHGAIPNQSIDPVVCASAIIMALQSIVSREVSPFDPVVVTIGSIQSGEANNVIPHYATMTGTIRTFDARVQEQMPERIERIVKQIAEGYQCKAKLTYIQQTPVLVNHDVCVRHVEEVIDYTIGSERRIVADPTLAGEDFSVYLQHVPGCFFWLGSGPEVDADQAFGLHHPKYELNEQCIPLGSSLLAAIALQRLT from the coding sequence ATGACCTTGTCATCATTAGTTCAAACGGGTAAGCAGCTTGAAGCGGAATTGATTGCATTTCGCAGGGATTTACATCGTTTTCCCGAACTAAGCCTCCAAGAGTCGGAAACGGCTGCTAAAGTTGCAAAAGAGCTCCAGCAACTCGGACTTGAGTTCCAAATGGAAGTTGGTGGCTTTGGCATTGTTGCCGAACTTAAGGGAGATGAGCCGGGTCCGGTCATTGCCCTGCGTGCGGATATGGATGCCCTGCCGATTCAGGAAGAAACAGGCCTTGAGTTTGCTTCAGCCCGCCCAAATATTATGCATGCATGTGGACATGATGCGCATACGGCCATTTTACTCGGAGCAGCGAAGTTGCTTGTAGATAAGAAAATAAAGGGCACCGTTCGGTTCCTGTTTCAATCGGCTGAAGAAATCAATGCAGGAGCGAAGGCGATGATTGAGCAGGGGGCATTGGATGGTGTCGATGAAATTTATGGTCTGCACAACCTTCCTACATTAGCAGCAGGAATGACAGCCACTCGTTATGGATCCTTGATGGGATCTGTAGATCGCATCGAAATTCATCTGGAGGGCAGAGGTGGACATGGAGCGATTCCGAATCAAAGTATAGACCCCGTAGTGTGTGCTTCGGCGATAATCATGGCCTTACAAAGTATTGTCAGTCGAGAGGTATCACCATTTGATCCCGTAGTTGTAACGATTGGCAGTATTCAATCAGGGGAAGCGAATAACGTCATTCCGCATTATGCGACCATGACGGGGACGATTCGTACGTTCGACGCTAGAGTTCAAGAACAAATGCCCGAAAGAATAGAGCGAATCGTTAAACAAATTGCGGAGGGCTACCAATGCAAGGCGAAGCTCACCTATATTCAACAGACTCCAGTATTGGTCAATCATGATGTTTGTGTACGGCATGTTGAGGAAGTCATAGATTATACGATTGGATCTGAGCGAAGAATCGTGGCTGATCCAACTTTGGCGGGTGAGGATTTCTCCGTCTATTTGCAGCATGTACCAGGCTGTTTCTTTTGGTTAGGCTCTGGTCCCGAAGTTGATGCGGATCAAGCTTTCGGACTCCATCATCCGAAATATGAATTGAATGAGCAATGTATCCCGCTAGGTTCTTCTTTGTTAGCAGCTATCGCTTTACAGAGATTAACTTAA
- a CDS encoding Gfo/Idh/MocA family protein yields MQDLNIGLIGTDSSHSVAFTRLLNDPTDAHHVSGGKVVAAFLGGSHDFSLSYDRVEGFMEQLELEYGVRRMDSPEDVAVNCDAILLTSADGRVHLDQFRRIAPYGKPVFIDKPLALNTADAKEIVEIAQQYQLPMMSCSALRYAQQITDDVVRENPATVIRAAVGGPLAVEPTQSYYYWYGIHSVELLYAIMGTGCLEVRVNTTKEYDLIAAQWEDGRTGTVKLSRLPESPFCATICREGQTSLIEIDPNAKPFYASLLEQIMILFHTLKAPLDWKETLEIISFIEAAEKSKQLGRLVSLKEITF; encoded by the coding sequence GTGCAAGATTTGAATATAGGTCTTATTGGTACGGATTCCTCCCATTCTGTTGCATTTACTAGGCTGCTCAACGACCCAACCGATGCTCATCATGTGTCGGGAGGGAAGGTTGTTGCAGCCTTTTTAGGCGGTTCTCATGACTTCTCGCTTAGTTACGATCGCGTGGAAGGTTTTATGGAGCAGCTGGAGTTGGAATACGGCGTTCGAAGAATGGATTCTCCAGAGGATGTTGCAGTAAATTGTGATGCTATTTTACTTACATCTGCAGATGGTCGGGTGCATCTGGATCAATTTAGAAGGATAGCTCCTTACGGCAAGCCGGTATTTATCGACAAACCGCTCGCCTTAAATACCGCAGATGCTAAAGAGATAGTTGAGATCGCGCAGCAATACCAACTCCCGATGATGAGTTGCTCAGCTTTAAGATACGCACAGCAAATTACAGATGATGTGGTTCGCGAGAACCCAGCGACCGTGATTCGAGCTGCTGTTGGTGGCCCTTTGGCCGTGGAGCCGACCCAATCCTACTATTATTGGTATGGAATTCATTCCGTGGAGCTTCTCTATGCGATTATGGGTACGGGTTGCTTGGAAGTAAGAGTTAATACGACAAAAGAGTATGATTTAATAGCTGCTCAGTGGGAAGATGGACGCACAGGAACGGTTAAACTCAGCCGCTTACCAGAGAGTCCTTTCTGCGCTACGATTTGCCGAGAAGGACAAACCTCGTTGATCGAGATTGATCCTAATGCGAAACCATTTTACGCAAGTTTACTTGAGCAGATTATGATCCTGTTCCATACGCTTAAAGCTCCGTTAGATTGGAAAGAGACCTTAGAAATTATCTCTTTTATAGAAGCAGCTGAGAAAAGTAAACAGTTAGGGAGATTGGTATCTTTGAAGGAAATTACATTTTAG
- a CDS encoding extracellular solute-binding protein — translation MSKRLLSMALTLMVTSSLLAACGSNNNASGKETNTTNGATNAPTNAVVEEATNQYGDTGGLKLPLVDKPTTLTWMVVSDFQLNDKLIAKEIEKRTGITVDFQSYSATTFDDKLRLVVASGKLPDIFSGLRPDELKKIGQQKAVVAINDYVDILPNFKKLYVDENPWVANSFGDENNNLYSWPIYNINRDVNHGMMYRKDIFDKNNIPEWTNTEEFYQALKKLKEIYPDSYPMASKTKDDIFRDLAYGWGIGGLSYPAYYDEANSTWKFAGTQPEHKEMLDFLKKLYNEGLLDQEFLTDTPESWTAKMTTGKSFVTWDWIGRLDLFYNQVSSENPEYNLRYGNPVGPTGNIRTLPRIDADFGITVANNGNKEAALKLLDYLTSPSGSQLTTLGIEGVNFNFDENGKPVYQELTDLPNVDIKALEDHYGMWVEGMYLNPDHRSVYYNFTEKEQEAQDKILSANKFEPLDPVLNLNEDEIATIAELQTSIIKSMNEFNAKYILNKNYGDKEWADWLVSAEKMGASKYSDVYNQAQKRYDANK, via the coding sequence ATGTCAAAAAGGCTTCTTAGCATGGCGCTTACTTTGATGGTAACAAGTTCATTATTAGCTGCATGCGGTTCGAACAACAATGCAAGTGGCAAAGAAACGAACACAACAAATGGTGCAACAAATGCTCCAACGAACGCGGTGGTGGAAGAGGCCACGAATCAATATGGTGATACCGGTGGATTAAAACTTCCATTGGTAGATAAGCCGACGACGCTTACCTGGATGGTCGTTAGTGATTTTCAGCTTAATGATAAGCTGATTGCTAAGGAAATTGAGAAGCGTACGGGGATTACAGTAGATTTCCAAAGTTACTCTGCTACAACTTTTGATGATAAGCTTCGTTTGGTCGTCGCATCCGGTAAACTGCCTGATATTTTCAGCGGACTTAGACCGGATGAGTTGAAGAAAATCGGTCAGCAAAAAGCGGTAGTGGCTATTAATGATTATGTTGATATACTACCGAACTTCAAAAAATTGTACGTAGATGAAAATCCATGGGTAGCTAATTCATTTGGTGATGAGAATAACAATCTCTATTCATGGCCGATCTATAACATAAACCGCGATGTTAACCACGGGATGATGTATAGAAAAGATATCTTTGATAAGAACAATATTCCGGAGTGGACCAATACGGAAGAGTTCTATCAAGCGTTGAAGAAATTAAAAGAAATTTACCCGGATTCCTATCCGATGGCTTCCAAAACCAAAGACGATATCTTTAGAGATCTTGCTTACGGTTGGGGCATTGGTGGCTTAAGCTACCCAGCTTACTATGATGAAGCTAATAGTACCTGGAAATTCGCAGGCACACAGCCAGAGCACAAAGAAATGCTTGATTTCCTGAAAAAACTGTATAACGAAGGTTTGCTCGATCAAGAATTTTTGACCGACACACCGGAATCCTGGACAGCAAAGATGACGACAGGTAAATCGTTCGTTACATGGGACTGGATTGGTCGTCTTGATCTGTTCTATAACCAAGTCAGCTCGGAAAACCCAGAGTATAACTTACGTTACGGTAATCCGGTCGGACCTACGGGCAACATTCGTACGTTGCCAAGAATCGATGCAGATTTCGGGATAACCGTTGCTAATAACGGGAATAAAGAAGCCGCACTCAAATTGCTTGACTATTTGACGAGCCCATCGGGTTCACAGTTGACCACGCTTGGTATTGAAGGTGTGAACTTTAACTTCGATGAGAATGGCAAACCGGTATATCAGGAGCTGACCGACCTTCCTAATGTAGATATTAAAGCATTGGAAGATCATTACGGAATGTGGGTAGAAGGTATGTACCTGAATCCGGATCATCGCTCTGTATACTACAACTTCACAGAGAAAGAACAAGAAGCTCAGGACAAGATCCTATCTGCCAATAAATTTGAACCACTTGATCCTGTTCTCAATCTTAACGAGGATGAAATCGCCACGATTGCAGAACTGCAAACTTCAATTATTAAATCGATGAATGAATTTAATGCGAAGTATATCCTTAACAAGAACTATGGAGATAAGGAATGGGCAGATTGGCTTGTATCGGCTGAGAAGATGGGTGCAAGCAAGTATTCTGACGTCTATAACCAAGCTCAAAAACGTTATGATGCCAATAAATAA